One Drosophila willistoni isolate 14030-0811.24 chromosome 2R unlocalized genomic scaffold, UCI_dwil_1.1 Seg167, whole genome shotgun sequence DNA segment encodes these proteins:
- the LOC6644195 gene encoding DNA-directed RNA polymerase, mitochondrial produces MYRLLGLNRGKALNKVLQLPPPTTTMCCGCGGRSSNSSQNFIHYQQYYQMLYRLKPAITEITTTRGQSTTTTQTDALALANKKKRLRKPRYAKYVEFLEVTEMTASERKSRVKRLKSKKLAEFIQKTQLQILEKRAKEERRGKKEGSKLEDLSQRQPVEYQKIDMEALDGCSVLETGIYDDRPMLFFGKDEYTKQVISNPEEVQQILKSFHNFRDIIEGMESERQECAETDIGLATPKLTEDLLDPFETIEPYINPLDRSKPASVTTVMTPSTDSSAVTSKSKKRFKSNVHANAEQERLAKQKALHINLTTYLNVCVSANMLNRALSTIVVYRNRSKKGMNNQNHSNLITIELYNILLHGYAGKGSFDRCQDLFNYISEDDLKFNEQTYAAIFECLGRLESDDENIKSIEKYIKKAQDQGFSLDQIMDRSKFVSDQRDIALDAIQRVRPEYKPVYVPPVLGYDNELLNHLNESTLKGENKPDYAIMNPKSGYTKDQLEQLAREQLKVELDGCITIKSIEKSKEFANAEKCRERLKELEQNWRKQISVAIVRDMNTLRAQVRFKPHGYMNYYTYLKVLDTSHYTDIVIKELYKLAEGSETFSPTVGQLYKELGQKVQRRYQIEQKKHNGTLEKIGDIYSSYCDIWDSGRTQDNTRQIWQRLVHDQREIGGPSMDLPEIPWPSNVLTGVGRFLYNILMRDIKIDSHIMRQNNRQSTQNLMPAFYTLFRNQGRLVKEEVKPHPVLSRLLRASRQQTLTFDSNLVPMLCPPQPWSTPHNGGYLLNKSELIRLPHQAVQQWERINATNPEQIYPALDSLNQLASVPWRVNTQLLDVIIEVFQNGGDAKLDVPQPPSALPPLPANQAIDTKDISNADRAKQFRDKLGHRRKQAEMYSLWCDALYRLSLAQHYRDKVFWLPHNMDFRGRVYPVPPHLNHLGSDLARSILIFDQAQPLGLDGFSWLKLHCINLTGMKKRDSVRERLLYAEEIMPEILDSADNPLTGNMWWSKSDEPWQTLACCMEIAKVQRSPDPAAYLSRFPIHQDGSCNGLQHYAALGRDQAGACSVNLAPSPLPQDVYSAVAALVERTRKSDAVNGLHVAQALEGFVRRKVIKQTVMTTVYGVTRYGARLQIARQLKDIDEFPKDWVWPASTYLTTKTFESLREMFTSTREIQDWFTECARLISGVCGQNVEWITPLGLPVVQPYSRQDVKHTARSGLRVNANMPMDMYERPNILKQKNAFPPNFIHSLDSSHMMLTSLHCERQGITFVSVHDCFWTHACTVPELNRHCREQFVALHSQPILEQLSEYMRQLYSFKTSDFTNDGSVEDLSKRQLNRTLKQLPQKGDFDLENVLESVYFFS; encoded by the exons caacaatgtgCTGCGGCTGCGGCGGCAGAAGTTCCAATTCGTCGCAGAATTTTATCCACTATCAGCAGTATTATCAAATGCTTTACCGGCTTAAACCGGCAA ttacAGAAATAACAACGACAAGGGGACAGTCAACAACTACGACCCAGACAGATGCCTTGGCTTTGGCAAACAAGAAGAAACGTCTGCGTAAGCCGCGCTATGCCAAATATGTGGAATTTCTCGAag TTACCGAAATGACTGCCAGTGAACGTAAATCTCGAGTCAAACGTCTCAAATCCAAGAAGTTGGCCGAATTCATACAAAAAACTCAATTGCAAATACTAGAAAAGCGGGCCAAAGAAGAACGTCGTGGTAAAAAAGAAGGCAGCAAATTGGAAGATTTGTCCCAGCGTCAACCTGTTGAATATCAGAAAATTGATATGGAAGCATTGGATGGCTGCTCTGTATTGGAAACGGGCATCTATGATGATCGTCCTATGTTGTTTTTTGGCAAGGATGAGTACACTAAGCAGGTTATATCAAATCCCGAGGAAGTGCAGCAGATCCTAAAGAGTTTTCACAATTTTCGCGATATCATCGAGGGCATGGAAAGTGAAAGGCAAGAATGTGCAGAAACAGATATTGG TTTGGCTACACCGAAGCTGACAGAGGACTTGCTGGATCCGTTTGAGACTATAGAACCGTATATTAATCCATTGGATAGGTCAAAACCAGCGAGTGTTACAACTGTAATGACACCAAGCACTGATAGCTCCGCTGTTACTTCCAAATCGAAGAAAAGATTCAAATCGAACGTCCATGCCAATGCAGAACAGGAGCGTCTGGCCAAGCAAAAGGCCTTACACATCAATCTGACAACTTACCTGAATGTCTGTGTTTCAGCCAATATGCTTAATCGTGCTCTCTCCACCATCGTTGTGTATCGAAATCGTTCCAAAAAGGGAATGAATAACCAAAATCACTCGAATCTGATAACTATTGAACTTTATAACATCCTTCTACATGGTTATGCCGGCAAAGGATCTTTCGATCGTTGTCAAGATTTATTCAATTATATCTCTGAAGATGATTTAAAGTTCAATGAGCAGACATATGCAGCCATTTTTGAGTGCTTGGGTCGTCTAGAATCGGATGATGAGAATATAAAAAGCATTGAGAAATATATCAAAAAGGCACAGGATCAGGGTTTCAGTCTTGATCAAATTATGGATCGTTCAAAGTTTGTGTCAGATCAACGAGATATAGCCCTAGATGCTATTCAACGTGTACGACCAGAATATAAACCAGTCTATGTACCGCCAGTCTTGGGATATGACAACGAGTTGCTCAACCATCTTAATGAGTCTACACTCAAGGGAGAAAACAAGCCGGATTATGCTATAATGAATCCCAAATCCGGCTATACCAAAGATCAGTTAGAGCAATTGGCCAGAGAGCAGCTGAAAGTGGAATTAGACGGATGCATAACTATTAAATCCATTGAAAAGTCCAAGGAATTTGCCAATGCTGAGAAATGT CGTGAACGGCTGAAAGAGTTGGAGCAGAATTGGCGCAAACAGATTTCGGTGGCCATTGTGAGAGATATGAACACGTTGCGGGCTCAAGTGCGTTTCAAGCCGCATGGTTACATGAACTATTACACGTATCTTAAGGTGCTGGATACATCACACTATACTGACATTGTCATCAAGGAGTTGTACAAACTGGCCGAAGGTTCCGAAACATTCAGTCCCACTGTGGGCCAATTGTATAAGGAATTGGGCCAGAAAGTCCAGCGACGCTATCAGATCGAGCAGAAAAAGCATAATGGCACATTGGAGAAAATTGGCGATATATATAGTTCGTATTGTGATATCTGGGACAGTGGTCGGACGCAGGATAATACCCGGCAGATATGGCAACGTCTGGTGCATGATCAAAGAGAGATTGGTGGTCCTAGCATGGACTTACCCGAAATTCCTTGGCCCTCAAATGTCCTGACTGGCGTGGGGCGATTCCTCTACAATATTCTGATGCGTGACATAAAGATTGACTCGCATATAATGCGACAAAATAATCGTCAGTCGACGCAGAATCTAATGCCCGCCTTCTACACACTTTTCCGTAATCAAGGACGTCTTGTTAAAGAGGAAGTTAAACCGCATCCTGTCTTATCCAGATTACTTCGTGCCTCGCGGCAGCAAACTCTCACTTTCGATTCAAATCTAGTGCCTATGTTGTGCCCGCCTCAACCGTGGAGTACACCACATAATGGTGGATATTTGCTGAATAAATCCGAGCTGATTCGTTTGCCACATCAGGCCGTACAGCAATGGGAACGCATTAATGCAACCAATCCGGAACAAATCTATCCCGCCCTCGATTCCCTCAATCAGCTGGCCAGTGTACCGTGGCGAGTTAATACCCAGTTGCTGGACGTCATCATTGAAGTATTCCAAAATGGAGGCGATGCCAAATTGGATGTACCCCAACCACCCAGTGCTTTGCCACCTCTGCCCGCTAATCAAGCCATCGATACGAAAGACATTTCCAATGCCGATCGAGCTAAACAGTTTCGGGACAAACTCGGACATCGGAGGAAGCAGGCCGAAATGTATAGTTTGTGGTGTGATGCCCTCTATCGTTTGTCCTTGGCCCAACAT TACCGGGATAAAGTGTTTTGGTTGCCACATAACATGGATTTCCGAGGACGTGTCTACCCTGTGCCACCTCACTTGAATCACCTGGGATCCGATTTGGCCCGTTCCATACTCATTTTCGATCAGGCTCAGCCATTGGGACTGGATGGTTTCAGTTGGTTGAAGCTCCATTGCATCAATTTGACTGGCATGAAGAAGCGGGATTCAGTGCGCGAGCGTTTACTTTATGCGGAAGAGATTATGCCAGAGATTCTAGATTCGGCTGATAATCCACTGACTGGTAACATGTGGTGGTCCAAATCGGATGAACCGTGGCAAACTTTAGCTTGTTGCATGGAAATAGCCAAGGTTCAACGCTCGCCGGATCCAGCGGCATATCTTAGTCGTTTCCCCATACATCAGGATGGCTCCTGTAATGGCTTGCAACATTATGCGGCTCTGGGACGGGATCAAGCGGGAGCGTGCAGCGTAAATTTGGCTCCTTCGCCATTGCCCCAAGATGTTTACAGTGCTGTGGCTGCTTTAGTCGAACGCACACGCAAATCGGATGCTGTAAATGGTCTCCATGTGGCTCAGGCTCTGGAGGGTTTCGTTAGACGCAAGGTTATCAAGCAAACTGTGATGACCACTGTGTATGGAGTGACACGTTATGGAGCCCGTTTGCAAATTGCTCGTCAACTCAAGGACATTGATGAATTTCCCAAAGACTGGGTTTGGCCTGCTTCCACTTATCTCACAACCAAGACGTTTGAGAGTCTACGTGAAATGTTTACCTCGACAAGGGAGATTCAAGACTGGTTTACAGAATGCGCTCGCCTCATCTCAGGGGTTTGTGGCCAAAATGTGGAATGGATCACGCCCCTTGGTCTTCCAGTAGTGCAGCCATACAGTCGCCAGGACGTCAAGCACACGGCTCGCAGTGGACTTCGGGTTAATGCCAACATGCCCATGGATATGTATGAGCGTCCCAATATACTTAAGCAAAAGAATGCCTTTCCGCCCAACTTTATCCATTCGCTGGACTCCTCGCATATGATGCTAACCTCGCTGCATTGTGAACGTCAGGGTATTACCTTTGTGTCTGTTCACGATTGCTTCTGGACACATGCCTGCACAGTACCTGAATTGAATCGCCACTGTCGCGAGCAGTTTGTGGCCCTTCATTCACAGCCCATTCTGGAGCAGTTGTCCGAATACATGCGTCAACTATACAGTTTTAAGACTAG CGACTTTACGAATGATGGTTCTGTGGAGGATCTGTCTAAGCGTCAGCTAAATCGCACACTCAAGCAACTGCCACAGAAAGGGGATTTTGATCTGGAAAACGTTCTTGAGTCGGTCTACTTTTTCAGCTAG